From the genome of Geobacter sp. SVR, one region includes:
- the malQ gene encoding 4-alpha-glucanotransferase encodes MLQRRSCGVLLHPTSLPGAGGIGTLGADARRFVDLLSAMGMSFWQLLPLTPPACGNSPYSAFSAFAGNPLLIDLSQLVAEGDLPRGFRNKTFSDDVVQFDKVCSFKFAALRQAAAAFFAAGETVRMKEFWHFCDTTPWLHDYALFMALKHHHHGVSWHKWPSDVALLKPGAYEAASVELGPEIGVQKYMQWQFYRQWQSLRDYAADRHISFIGDIPIFVAYDSVDVWRNRSIFLLDAKGRPTVVAGVPPDYFSTTGQLWGNPLYDWDRLEQQGYDWWIDRFRHLFSQFDGVRVDHFRGFEAAWHVPADHKTAEQGTWVKGPGYPFFEAVHAALGRVSIIAEDLGVITPEVEALRDRCDYPGMKILQFAFDSGPDNYYLPHNHIRNCIVYTGTHDNDTTLGWFDSLSPTQRHDVCEYIGSSGHEAVGAILRLALMSVANTVILPFQDLLGLPSEARMNLPGTSSGNWGWRFSWGIVPRHLGPSLAEMLERYGRLKS; translated from the coding sequence ATGTTACAGCGACGAAGTTGCGGCGTTCTGCTTCATCCCACATCGCTTCCGGGAGCCGGCGGCATTGGCACGCTGGGTGCCGATGCGCGGCGGTTTGTGGATCTGCTGTCCGCCATGGGCATGTCGTTCTGGCAACTTCTTCCCCTGACTCCCCCTGCCTGCGGCAATTCCCCGTACTCCGCATTTTCGGCCTTCGCGGGCAACCCGCTGCTGATCGATCTGAGCCAACTCGTCGCCGAGGGGGATCTGCCGCGCGGCTTCCGCAACAAGACCTTCTCCGACGATGTCGTGCAGTTCGATAAGGTATGTTCGTTCAAATTTGCCGCGCTCAGGCAAGCGGCCGCAGCCTTCTTTGCCGCAGGCGAAACCGTCAGGATGAAGGAGTTCTGGCATTTTTGCGATACCACCCCCTGGCTGCACGACTACGCCCTTTTCATGGCACTGAAGCACCACCATCACGGCGTGAGCTGGCATAAGTGGCCCTCCGACGTAGCCCTGCTCAAACCGGGGGCATACGAAGCCGCTTCAGTGGAGTTGGGCCCTGAGATCGGGGTGCAGAAATACATGCAGTGGCAGTTTTACCGGCAATGGCAGTCATTGCGGGACTATGCCGCTGACCGGCACATCTCCTTCATCGGGGATATTCCCATCTTCGTGGCCTACGATTCAGTCGATGTGTGGCGCAACCGCAGCATCTTCCTGCTCGACGCCAAGGGGCGGCCGACGGTCGTGGCGGGTGTACCGCCGGATTATTTCAGCACAACGGGCCAGCTCTGGGGCAATCCGCTCTATGACTGGGACCGGCTGGAGCAGCAGGGTTATGATTGGTGGATCGACCGCTTCCGGCATCTGTTCTCCCAGTTCGATGGGGTACGGGTGGATCATTTTCGCGGCTTCGAGGCAGCCTGGCATGTTCCGGCGGACCACAAGACCGCAGAGCAGGGGACATGGGTCAAAGGGCCGGGGTATCCCTTTTTCGAAGCGGTTCACGCCGCCCTGGGTCGCGTCAGCATCATTGCCGAGGATCTGGGAGTTATCACTCCCGAGGTGGAGGCATTGCGTGACAGATGCGACTATCCGGGGATGAAGATCCTCCAGTTCGCCTTTGATTCGGGACCGGACAATTACTATCTGCCCCATAACCATATCCGCAACTGTATCGTCTACACCGGCACCCACGACAACGACACCACCCTGGGATGGTTCGACAGCCTTTCCCCGACGCAGCGCCACGACGTGTGCGAGTATATCGGCAGCTCCGGTCACGAAGCCGTGGGAGCCATCCTGCGCCTGGCGCTGATGTCGGTCGCGAACACCGTCATCCTTCCGTTCCAGGACCTGCTCGGCCTCCCCTCGGAGGCCCGCATGAACCTGCCCGGCACCTCCAGCGGCAACTGGGGCTGGCGCTTTTCCTGGGGCATCGTTCCCCGCCATCTGGGACCTTCTCTGGCCGAGATGCTGGAGCGGTACGGCCGCTTGAAATCCTAG